The segment GGTGGCAAATTACCGAAACATTGAGCTATAAGAAATAAGGCATCATCCACGAAAATTGTTTTTCAAATTTTTGTGGATGATGCCTTATTTTTCAAAGAGGTTCCATTTGTTTCCGCCGTTTATTCGGTTTTAAGTAGTGTGAGATAGAAACTTGCTGCGTTTATTTTTTGATGATCATATTGATGGCTTGTTCCATTTTTTTTGCTTGTTCCTCCACACTGTTTTCTGGATGCTCCAAGCAGTTTTTTAAATTTTCGGCAACGATCATCCCCATGACACGATCAATACTCGAACGAACAGCGCTTAATTGTGTAATGATATCCATGCACTCTTTTTCCTCGTCAATCATTTTTTGGATACCACGAATTTGTCCTTCTGTACGTCTCAAGCGATTTAGAATTGTTTTGTTGTCAATAGTCATCATAGAACCTCCCACTCTTTTTTTGCAAATAATACCCTATATAGGTATTATTTGCAAATGAAAACTGCAACTTTTTGAAATTAAAAGTTTTAATGGTTGACATAATCACATTTATCGTGTTGAATATACCCCAGTAGGTATATTTTTCTAAAAAAAGAGGAGAGAATGAAAATGGGATTATTTCAACTTAGTCAATCAATAACAGTAAAGGATTTGCAAGATAAATTAAAAGAAAACATCCAATTGATCGATGTTAGAACACCGTCTGAATACCGAGGTGGGCATATTAAGCAAGCGGAAAATATTCCTTTACACCGTATTAGTACGTATAATGGGGATAAACAAGCACCAGTATACGTTATTTGTCAGTCAGGAATGCGTAGTAAGCAAGCGACGAAAGAATTAAAAAATCTTGGTTATCAGGCAATCAATATTCGTGGCGGGATGAATCAATGGTTTGGGGAAAAGATTGGAGGAAGATAAAAAATGAAATTTGTGATAATTGGCGGTGTTGCTGGAGGGATGTCTGCGGCCACTCGTTTAAGACGACTGCAAGAAGATGCAGAAATCGTTGTTTTTGAAAAAGGGCCCAATGTTTCTTTTGCTAATTGTGGCCTTCCTTACTATCTTTCTGGTGAAATCGATGAAAGAGAAAAGCTCTTGATCCAAACACCTGAAAGTTTAGCTGCACGCTTTCGTCTGGACGTTCGAGTGAAGCATGAAGTCACAGCGATTTTTCCAGAAACAAAAGAAGTGGAAGTTTCTCATGGAGAGGAATCCCGCAAAGAAACGTATGATGCCCTTTTGCTTTCTCCAGGAGCTAAACCCTTTATACCTGAGATCACAGGCTTGTCTGAGGCAAAAAATGTATTTACTGTGAGAAATGTTCCAGATGTTGATGCTATCATGGAAAAATTAGAGGAACAACCTCGTAAAGTGGTAGTTATTGGCGCCGGTTTTATTGGGATCGAAGTAGCAGAAAATCTAAAAAAGCGTGGATTGGATGTAACGATCGTCGAACGGACTCCGCAAGTCGTACCGACGTTGGATGAAGAGATGGCTTCTTTTGTACAAAAAGAATTAGAAAATAATGATGTTCAAGTTTTAACAAATTGTGCTGTTACTAGTTTTGAAGAACAAGGAAACATGCTTCGTCTAGAAAATGGCGAAATGTTAGAGTCAGATTTGACGATTCTTTCGGTGGGAGTCCAACCAGATAGTCGCTTAGCTGAGATGGCAGGTTTAACGTTGGGATTACGTGGCGGTATCGTTGTGGATGAGCATTATCAAACAAGTGATTCGGCAATCTTTGCAGTAGGAGATGCGATTGTCGTGAAACATCAAATCACGAAGGAACCTGCATTGATTTCTTTAGCTTCGCCTGCGAATCGACAAGGACGACAAGCTGCTGATAACATGGCTGGGCGGCCACGCCTGAATCAAGGCAGCCTTGGAACGGCTATTGTTCGAGCATTTGGTCAGACAGCTGCCTCCACAGGTATCACTGAACGACAAGCAAAAAAAGCAGGTTTATCTTTTCAAGTCCTCCATGCTTCAGGTAAAGATCATGCTGGCTATTACCCTGGTGCAACGGACTTGTTGTTGAAATTGATCTTCCATCCGGAAACTGGGGAAATCTATGGAGCTCAAGGAATCGGTCAAAAAGGGATAGATAAACGAATCGATATTCTTGCGACAGCCATTAAAGGGCATTTGACAGTCTTCGACCTGCCAGAGTTAGAACTGACTTATGCACCGCCTTTTGGTTCAGCGAAAGATCCAGTAAATATGCTAGGCTATATTGCGATGAATGTCATCGAAGGATTGAGTGAGATGATACAGTGGCATGAATTGCCAGAAGAATTAGCACATGGGAAACAATTGCTTGATGTTCGGAATAAAGAAGAGTGGCAGAATGGTTATTTCCCAGAGGCCATTCATATTCCTTTATCTGAATTACGTCAACGATTGGACGAATTGGATAAAGAGCAAGAATATATCGTCAGTTGTCATAGTGGATTACGTAGCTACTTAGCAGAAAGAATCTTGAAACAAGCGGGATTCACTGTGAAAAATTTAGATGGCGCTTTTTCTCTGTACCAAGCCGTCAGACCAGATGAATTATGCTATCCTCAAGGGTAGAACTTGAGGGTGTGACCGACGAGCTTTGTAAGGGAAGTAGTAAGCTTGGATGATCGTTTTTCTATTTTTAGAACTTGGCGCTTTTTTAGGCTATTTTTTTGAAGGATAGGAGCTGACGAATGACAAAACTCCAACCTTTCATCGATACAACTAGACAGAATACGTCAATTGTTTATAGGCGATTCCTCAGTTTTTTTCTATAATGAACAACTAGTGAAAATGAAAGGGGATGGCAGAGATGCACAAAATGAAAAAAGTACTTTTTGCTGCACTGATCGCCAGCAGTTTCTTTCTTTGTCAGACAGTCAGG is part of the Enterococcus mundtii genome and harbors:
- a CDS encoding rhodanese-like domain-containing protein, with translation MGLFQLSQSITVKDLQDKLKENIQLIDVRTPSEYRGGHIKQAENIPLHRISTYNGDKQAPVYVICQSGMRSKQATKELKNLGYQAINIRGGMNQWFGEKIGGR
- a CDS encoding metal-sensitive transcriptional regulator, with amino-acid sequence MTIDNKTILNRLRRTEGQIRGIQKMIDEEKECMDIITQLSAVRSSIDRVMGMIVAENLKNCLEHPENSVEEQAKKMEQAINMIIKK
- a CDS encoding FAD-dependent oxidoreductase, encoding MKFVIIGGVAGGMSAATRLRRLQEDAEIVVFEKGPNVSFANCGLPYYLSGEIDEREKLLIQTPESLAARFRLDVRVKHEVTAIFPETKEVEVSHGEESRKETYDALLLSPGAKPFIPEITGLSEAKNVFTVRNVPDVDAIMEKLEEQPRKVVVIGAGFIGIEVAENLKKRGLDVTIVERTPQVVPTLDEEMASFVQKELENNDVQVLTNCAVTSFEEQGNMLRLENGEMLESDLTILSVGVQPDSRLAEMAGLTLGLRGGIVVDEHYQTSDSAIFAVGDAIVVKHQITKEPALISLASPANRQGRQAADNMAGRPRLNQGSLGTAIVRAFGQTAASTGITERQAKKAGLSFQVLHASGKDHAGYYPGATDLLLKLIFHPETGEIYGAQGIGQKGIDKRIDILATAIKGHLTVFDLPELELTYAPPFGSAKDPVNMLGYIAMNVIEGLSEMIQWHELPEELAHGKQLLDVRNKEEWQNGYFPEAIHIPLSELRQRLDELDKEQEYIVSCHSGLRSYLAERILKQAGFTVKNLDGAFSLYQAVRPDELCYPQG